In a single window of the Blattabacterium cuenoti genome:
- a CDS encoding c-type cytochrome yields the protein MIRISFFIFIFYFFLIGEGILKADSNPIKGDVENGTELFKKNCTACHSLDLEKKMIGPALHDVTEKRSRKWLHQWIKNNKSLRESGDKEAIAIYKEYGNIEMNSFPQLSEKQIDDILSFIQNPNVKEKKEINDINNKDINDNDKEKEEKQFLIKLIVFCLVILSLILFWILYRIQILIKLINNKEETRVTILSKIDFITSILYKKILGNNKRKWYLFSCLIGLFFLSGIYETWNLLMKIDVNKGYKPEQPIYFSHKIHSEINKIDCQYCHSSAKYGKVSGIPSVNVCMSCHITIHEYNGDYLEKGKNRKEYNQEIQKIYHAVGWDPETRKYSKKIHPIQWIRIHNMPDFVYFDHSQHIITGEKKIKELKKVNLVCNACHGEVQKMDTIEMSNDFTMEWCISCHRNAEIDTKNQYYKEYFSNEKSKITVDMVGGTECAKCHY from the coding sequence ATGATAAGAATTTCGTTTTTTATTTTCATTTTTTATTTTTTTTTAATAGGAGAAGGAATACTGAAAGCTGATAGTAATCCCATAAAAGGAGACGTTGAAAACGGAACTGAACTTTTTAAAAAAAATTGTACAGCATGTCATTCCCTAGATTTAGAAAAAAAAATGATAGGGCCCGCTTTACATGATGTAACTGAAAAAAGAAGTCGTAAATGGTTACATCAATGGATTAAGAATAATAAATCTTTAAGAGAAAGTGGAGATAAAGAAGCTATAGCAATTTATAAGGAATATGGAAATATAGAAATGAATTCATTTCCTCAGTTATCTGAAAAACAAATCGATGATATATTATCTTTTATACAAAATCCCAATGTAAAAGAAAAAAAAGAAATTAATGATATTAATAATAAGGATATTAATGACAATGATAAGGAAAAAGAAGAAAAACAATTTTTAATAAAATTAATTGTTTTTTGTCTTGTGATTTTGTCTTTAATTCTATTTTGGATTTTGTATAGAATTCAGATTCTAATCAAATTAATTAATAATAAAGAAGAAACAAGGGTTACTATTTTAAGTAAAATAGATTTCATAACAAGTATTTTATACAAAAAAATATTAGGAAATAATAAAAGGAAGTGGTATCTATTTTCTTGTTTAATAGGATTATTTTTTTTATCAGGAATATATGAGACTTGGAATTTGTTAATGAAAATAGATGTTAATAAAGGATATAAACCTGAACAACCTATTTATTTCTCTCATAAAATTCATTCTGAAATTAATAAAATTGATTGTCAATACTGTCATTCTTCTGCAAAATATGGAAAAGTATCTGGAATTCCTTCAGTTAATGTTTGTATGAGTTGTCATATTACTATTCATGAATATAATGGAGACTATTTGGAAAAAGGAAAAAATAGAAAGGAATACAATCAAGAAATACAAAAAATATATCACGCTGTAGGATGGGATCCAGAAACAAGGAAATATTCTAAAAAAATTCATCCTATTCAATGGATTCGTATTCATAATATGCCAGACTTTGTCTATTTCGATCATTCTCAACATATCATAACAGGAGAAAAAAAAATTAAAGAATTAAAAAAAGTAAATTTAGTTTGTAACGCTTGTCACGGAGAAGTACAAAAAATGGATACAATAGAAATGTCTAATGATTTTACCATGGAATGGTGTATTTCTTGTCATAGAAATGCAGAAATAGATACAAAAAATCAGTATTATAAAGAATATTTTTCAAACGAAAAAAGTAAAATAACTGTTGATATGGTTGGAGGAACTGAATGTGCTAAATGTCATTATTGA